Proteins encoded in a region of the Micropterus dolomieu isolate WLL.071019.BEF.003 ecotype Adirondacks linkage group LG09, ASM2129224v1, whole genome shotgun sequence genome:
- the tert gene encoding telomerase reverse transcriptase isoform X3, whose translation MSQICTLPELLAFVLNSLKRKKKRNVLAHGYNFHSLAQEERDADHFKFQGDVTQSAAYIHGSDLWKKVTVRLGTDITRYLLESCSLFVAVPPSCVFQVCGVPVYDRVSMATASSGFYLQPRPRSRSGVKFRRHRGAVQGVDIPFNKKSNRRDVRVKTGKRKREIDQMDEEEIMTCSGKRRRVGQQEPTQEINPVCYETVEEGQHMYVEPTLSVKPLENGVPGSRQPVEIQTTILPLEGGPSWRSGIFPPLPPSQCFIRTLGFLYGGRGMHGFLLNRKKKTADGCRRLQGQDLVRTVFFEGMAYLNGTERKPKRLPRRFFNMVPLFSQLLRQHRRCPYSRILQRMCPVVEERDAGQQEISSLLPQHCAPQRVYLFVKECLSAVIPQELWGSDHNRLNFCVRVRGFLRSGKFERLSLAELMWKIKVNDCDWVKISKTGRFPPSELSYRTQILGQFLAWLLDGYVVGLVRACFYVTESVGQKNAVKFYRQEVWTKLQDLAFRGHLSKGQMEELTPAQVASLPKATVISRLRFIPKTDGMRPITRVIGADAKTRVYRVRVRDLLDMLRACVRSTPSLLGSTVWGMTDIHKVLGSIAPAQKDKPQPLYFVKVDVSGAYESLPHDKLIEVIGQALSPVQDELFTIRRYAKIWADSHEGLKKSFVRQADFLEDNMGSTNMKGFVMSLQKRGKVHHAILVEQHFCSDLHGREALQFFTQMLTGSVVQFGKKTYRQCRGIPQGSVVSSLLCCLCYGHMENVLFQDITEKKGCLMRLVDDFLLITPDLHKAQTFLKILLAGVPQYGLVVNPQKVVVNFQVSENLGSCPDIRVLPPRCLFPWCGLLLDTHSLDVYKDYSSYAGLSLRYSLTLGSFHSAGQQMRRKLMSILRLKCHALFLDLKTNSLEAVYKNIYKMVLLHACRFHVCAQSLPFGQTVAKNPVYFLQMIWDMAEYANRLIRISNKGQILGSSAQTGIVQYEAVELLFCLSFVLVLSQHRPLYKDLLPHLHKRKRSLEQRLGDLRLARVRQATNPRTPVDFLAIQM comes from the exons ATGTCCCAA ATCTGCACTCTGCCTGAACTGCTGGCCTTTGTTCTTAACagtctgaaaagaaaaaaaaaaagaaatgtcttgGCACATGGCTACAATTTTCATTCTCTGGCTCAAGAGGAGCGGGACGCAGACCATTTTAAATTCCAAGGAGATGTAACTCAAAGCGCTGCCTATATCCATGGCAGTGACCTGTGGAAGAAAGTCACAGTACGTCTCGGCACAGATATCACACGGTACCTGTTGGAGAGCTGCTCTCTGTTTGTGGCCGTCCCTCCTTCATGTGTTTTCCAGGTGTGCGGCGTGCCTGTCTATGACAGGGTCTCAATGGCTACTGCCTCCTCTGGATTTTACCTCCAGCCTCGGCCCAGGTCACGCAGCGGCGTTAAATTCAGAAGGCATCGAGGTGCGGTGCAGGGAGTTGACATTCCTTTCAACAAGAAGAGCAACAGAAGGGATGTAAGAGTGAAGAcggggaaaagaaagagagaaattgaTCAGATGGACGAGGAGGAGATTATGACTTGTTCAGGAAAGAGGAGGCGGGTAGGACAGCAAGAACCCACGCAAGAAATCAATCCTGTTTGCTATGAAACAGTGGAGGAAGGGCAGCACATGTATGTGGAACCAACATTATCTGTGAAGCCTTTGGAAAATGGCGTTCCTGGTTCCAGACAGCCTGTTGAAATACAAACAACCATACTTCCCTTGGAGGGAGGACCCAGTTGGAGATCGGGGATTTTCCCCCCTTTGCCCCCCTCACAGTGTTTTATCCGCACACTTGGATTCCTTTATGGAGGAAGAGGCATGCATGGCTTCCTCCTCAAtaggaagaagaagactgctgaTGGATGCAGAAGGCTACAAGGGCAAGATTTGGTACGAACAGTCTTTTTTGAGGGAATGGCGTATCTAAATGGGACAGAGAGGAAGCCAAAGAGACTCCCCCGGCGCTTTTTTAATATGGTCCCCCTGTTCAGTCAGCTGCTGCGTCAACACAGGAGATGCCCCTACAGCAGAATACTGCAGAGGATGTGCCCTGTGGTGGAGGAGAGAGACGCAGGCCAACAGGAAATAAGCTCCCTCTTGCCTCAGCACTGTGCACCTCAACGGGTTTACCTGTTCGTCAAGGAGTGCCTCTCCGCTGTGATCCCCCAGGAGTTGTGGGGCTCCGACCACAACCGACTTAATTTCTGTGTCAGGGTCAGGGGCTTCTTGCGCAGTGGCAAGTTTGAGAGGCTCTCACTGGCTGAACTGATGTGGAAGATAAAGGTGAACGACTGCGACTGGGTGAAGATCAGTAAAACAG GCAGGTTCCCGCCCAGTGAGCTCTCATACCGAACACAGATCCTAGGTCAGTTCCTGGCTTGGCTTCTGGACGGCTACGTTGTAGGCCTGGTTCGAGCCTGTTTCTATGTCACTGAGAGCGTGGGCCAGAAGAACGCTGTCAAGTTctacagacaggaagtctggaCAAAACTGCAGGACTTGGCCttcag AGGTCACCTCTCCAAGGGTCAGATGGAGGAGTTGACTCCGGCTCAGGTGGCGTCCCTCCCCAAAGCCACCGTCATCTCCCGCCTTCGCTTCATTCCCAAGACTGATGGCATGAGGCCGATCACACGAGTCATAGGAGCAGATGCCAAAACAAGA GTCTACCGAGTGCGTGTCCGGGACTTGCTGGATATGCTGCGGGCCTGTGTGCGCTCCACTCCATCCCTCCTGGGCTCCACGGTGTGGGGGATGACCGATATCCACAAGGTGTTGGGCTCTATAGCTCCGGCCCAGAAGGACAAGCCTCAACCACTCTACTTTGTTAAG GTGGATGTGAGTGGAGCCTATGAGAGTCTGCCCCATGACAAACTCATTGAGGTGATAGGCCAGGCTCTGTCACCTGTCCAGGATGAACTCTTTACAATCCGCCGCTATGCCAAGATCTGGGCTGATTCCCACGAGGGCCTGAAAAAGTCCTTTGTTAGACAG GCAGATTTTCTGGAGGATAACATGGGATCCACCAACATGAAAGGCTTTGTGATGTCACTgcagaaaagaggaaaagtTCATCATGCCATACTGGTAGAACAG cATTTCTGCTCAGACCTTCATGGCAGAGAGGCATTGCAGTTCTTCACCCAAATGCTAACTGGCAGCGTTGTTCAGTTTGGGAAGAA AACATACCGTCAGTGCCGAGGGATTCCTCAGGGGTCGGTTGTGTCCAGtctgctctgctgtctctgCTATGGTCACATGGAGAATGTCCTGTTCCAAGACATTACTGAAAAGAAAGG ATGTTTGATGAGACTGGTTGATGACTTCCTTCTGATCACCCCAGACTTACACAAAGCACAAACCTTTCTCAA GATCTTGCTGGCTGGGGTACCACAGTATGGTCTGGTGGTCAACCCACAGAAGGTGGTGGTCAACTTTCAGGTGTCTGAAAACTTAGGCTCTTGTCCCGACATTCGTGTGCTGCCCCCTCGCTGCCTCTTCCCCTGGTGTGGACTGCTGCTGGACACGCACTCACTGGACGTCTACAAAGACTATTCTAG CTATGCAGGCCTGTCTCTGCGCTACAGCCTCACCTTGGGCTCTTTCCACTCAGCTGGACAGCAAATGAGGAGGAAACTGATGTCTATCCTCAGACTCAAGTGCCACGCCTTGTTCTTGGACCTGAAG ACCAATTCTCTTGAGGCAGTCTACAAGAACATCTACAAAATGGTGCTGCTTCATGCATGCag gTTCCATGTGTGTGCCCAGAGTTTGCCCTTTGGTCAGACTGTTGCTAAGAACCCTGTCTACTTCTTGCAGATGATATGGGATATGGCTGAGTATGCCAATCGGCTCATCAGGATCAGCAACAAAG GACAGATTTTAGGCAGTAGTGCCCAGACCGGCATTGTGCAGTATGAAGCAGTGGAGctgcttttctgtctctccttcgTGCTTGTGCTGTCACAACACCGTCCTCTATATAAGGATCTGCTTCCACACCTGCATAAAC GGAAGCGCAGTCTAGAGCAGCGTCTGGGGGATCTGAGGCTTGCCAGGGTCCGTCAGGCCACTAACCCCAGGACCCCAGTCGACTTCTTGGCCATCCAAATGTAG
- the tert gene encoding telomerase reverse transcriptase isoform X2: MSMTDMSQVLDILRSLYQHVQTLEEFAGSIVFREGQRAALIEQPDTNRFKSFVRGIFVCFDKELRQVPSCNQICTLPELLAFVLNSLKRKKKRNVLAHGYNFHSLAQEERDADHFKFQGDVTQSAAYIHGSDLWKKVTVRLGTDITRYLLESCSLFVAVPPSCVFQVCGVPVYDRVSMATASSGFYLQPRPRSRSGVKFRRHRGAVQGVDIPFNKKSNRRDVRVKTGKRKREIDQMDEEEIMTCSGKRRRVGQQEPTQEINPVCYETVEEGQHMYVEPTLSVKPLENGVPGSRQPVEIQTTILPLEGGPSWRSGIFPPLPPSQCFIRTLGFLYGGRGMHGFLLNRKKKTADGCRRLQGQDLVRTVFFEGMAYLNGTERKPKRLPRRFFNMVPLFSQLLRQHRRCPYSRILQRMCPVVEERDAGQQEISSLLPQHCAPQRVYLFVKECLSAVIPQELWGSDHNRLNFCVRVRGFLRSGKFERLSLAELMWKIKVNDCDWVKISKTGRFPPSELSYRTQILGQFLAWLLDGYVVGLVRACFYVTESVGQKNAVKFYRQEVWTKLQDLAFRGHLSKGQMEELTPAQVASLPKATVISRLRFIPKTDGMRPITRVIGADAKTRVYRVRVRDLLDMLRACVRSTPSLLGSTVWGMTDIHKVLGSIAPAQKDKPQPLYFVKVDVSGAYESLPHDKLIEVIGQALSPVQDELFTIRRYAKIWADSHEGLKKSFVRQADFLEDNMGSTNMKGFVMSLQKRGKVHHAILVEQHFCSDLHGREALQFFTQMLTGSVVQFGKKTYRQCRGIPQGSVVSSLLCCLCYGHMENVLFQDITEKKGCLMRLVDDFLLITPDLHKAQTFLKILLAGVPQYGLVVNPQKVVVNFQVSENLGSCPDIRVLPPRCLFPWCGLLLDTHSLDVYKDYSSYAGLSLRYSLTLGSFHSAGQQMRRKLMSILRLKCHALFLDLKTNSLEAVYKNIYKMMIWDMAEYANRLIRISNKGQILGSSAQTGIVQYEAVELLFCLSFVLVLSQHRPLYKDLLPHLHKRKRSLEQRLGDLRLARVRQATNPRTPVDFLAIQM; encoded by the exons ATGTCTATGACTGACATGTCCCAGGTGCTCGACATTCTCCGGTCACTGTATCAGCACGTGCAGACACTGGAGGAGTTTGCGGGCAGCATCGTGTtcagagaaggacagagagcaGCGCTCATTGAACAGCCCGACACAAACCGCTTCAAATCCTTCGTTCGGGGTATTTTTGTGTGCTTTGACAAGGAACTACGGCAAGTGCCAAGCTGCAACCAG ATCTGCACTCTGCCTGAACTGCTGGCCTTTGTTCTTAACagtctgaaaagaaaaaaaaaaagaaatgtcttgGCACATGGCTACAATTTTCATTCTCTGGCTCAAGAGGAGCGGGACGCAGACCATTTTAAATTCCAAGGAGATGTAACTCAAAGCGCTGCCTATATCCATGGCAGTGACCTGTGGAAGAAAGTCACAGTACGTCTCGGCACAGATATCACACGGTACCTGTTGGAGAGCTGCTCTCTGTTTGTGGCCGTCCCTCCTTCATGTGTTTTCCAGGTGTGCGGCGTGCCTGTCTATGACAGGGTCTCAATGGCTACTGCCTCCTCTGGATTTTACCTCCAGCCTCGGCCCAGGTCACGCAGCGGCGTTAAATTCAGAAGGCATCGAGGTGCGGTGCAGGGAGTTGACATTCCTTTCAACAAGAAGAGCAACAGAAGGGATGTAAGAGTGAAGAcggggaaaagaaagagagaaattgaTCAGATGGACGAGGAGGAGATTATGACTTGTTCAGGAAAGAGGAGGCGGGTAGGACAGCAAGAACCCACGCAAGAAATCAATCCTGTTTGCTATGAAACAGTGGAGGAAGGGCAGCACATGTATGTGGAACCAACATTATCTGTGAAGCCTTTGGAAAATGGCGTTCCTGGTTCCAGACAGCCTGTTGAAATACAAACAACCATACTTCCCTTGGAGGGAGGACCCAGTTGGAGATCGGGGATTTTCCCCCCTTTGCCCCCCTCACAGTGTTTTATCCGCACACTTGGATTCCTTTATGGAGGAAGAGGCATGCATGGCTTCCTCCTCAAtaggaagaagaagactgctgaTGGATGCAGAAGGCTACAAGGGCAAGATTTGGTACGAACAGTCTTTTTTGAGGGAATGGCGTATCTAAATGGGACAGAGAGGAAGCCAAAGAGACTCCCCCGGCGCTTTTTTAATATGGTCCCCCTGTTCAGTCAGCTGCTGCGTCAACACAGGAGATGCCCCTACAGCAGAATACTGCAGAGGATGTGCCCTGTGGTGGAGGAGAGAGACGCAGGCCAACAGGAAATAAGCTCCCTCTTGCCTCAGCACTGTGCACCTCAACGGGTTTACCTGTTCGTCAAGGAGTGCCTCTCCGCTGTGATCCCCCAGGAGTTGTGGGGCTCCGACCACAACCGACTTAATTTCTGTGTCAGGGTCAGGGGCTTCTTGCGCAGTGGCAAGTTTGAGAGGCTCTCACTGGCTGAACTGATGTGGAAGATAAAGGTGAACGACTGCGACTGGGTGAAGATCAGTAAAACAG GCAGGTTCCCGCCCAGTGAGCTCTCATACCGAACACAGATCCTAGGTCAGTTCCTGGCTTGGCTTCTGGACGGCTACGTTGTAGGCCTGGTTCGAGCCTGTTTCTATGTCACTGAGAGCGTGGGCCAGAAGAACGCTGTCAAGTTctacagacaggaagtctggaCAAAACTGCAGGACTTGGCCttcag AGGTCACCTCTCCAAGGGTCAGATGGAGGAGTTGACTCCGGCTCAGGTGGCGTCCCTCCCCAAAGCCACCGTCATCTCCCGCCTTCGCTTCATTCCCAAGACTGATGGCATGAGGCCGATCACACGAGTCATAGGAGCAGATGCCAAAACAAGA GTCTACCGAGTGCGTGTCCGGGACTTGCTGGATATGCTGCGGGCCTGTGTGCGCTCCACTCCATCCCTCCTGGGCTCCACGGTGTGGGGGATGACCGATATCCACAAGGTGTTGGGCTCTATAGCTCCGGCCCAGAAGGACAAGCCTCAACCACTCTACTTTGTTAAG GTGGATGTGAGTGGAGCCTATGAGAGTCTGCCCCATGACAAACTCATTGAGGTGATAGGCCAGGCTCTGTCACCTGTCCAGGATGAACTCTTTACAATCCGCCGCTATGCCAAGATCTGGGCTGATTCCCACGAGGGCCTGAAAAAGTCCTTTGTTAGACAG GCAGATTTTCTGGAGGATAACATGGGATCCACCAACATGAAAGGCTTTGTGATGTCACTgcagaaaagaggaaaagtTCATCATGCCATACTGGTAGAACAG cATTTCTGCTCAGACCTTCATGGCAGAGAGGCATTGCAGTTCTTCACCCAAATGCTAACTGGCAGCGTTGTTCAGTTTGGGAAGAA AACATACCGTCAGTGCCGAGGGATTCCTCAGGGGTCGGTTGTGTCCAGtctgctctgctgtctctgCTATGGTCACATGGAGAATGTCCTGTTCCAAGACATTACTGAAAAGAAAGG ATGTTTGATGAGACTGGTTGATGACTTCCTTCTGATCACCCCAGACTTACACAAAGCACAAACCTTTCTCAA GATCTTGCTGGCTGGGGTACCACAGTATGGTCTGGTGGTCAACCCACAGAAGGTGGTGGTCAACTTTCAGGTGTCTGAAAACTTAGGCTCTTGTCCCGACATTCGTGTGCTGCCCCCTCGCTGCCTCTTCCCCTGGTGTGGACTGCTGCTGGACACGCACTCACTGGACGTCTACAAAGACTATTCTAG CTATGCAGGCCTGTCTCTGCGCTACAGCCTCACCTTGGGCTCTTTCCACTCAGCTGGACAGCAAATGAGGAGGAAACTGATGTCTATCCTCAGACTCAAGTGCCACGCCTTGTTCTTGGACCTGAAG ACCAATTCTCTTGAGGCAGTCTACAAGAACATCTACAAAATG ATGATATGGGATATGGCTGAGTATGCCAATCGGCTCATCAGGATCAGCAACAAAG GACAGATTTTAGGCAGTAGTGCCCAGACCGGCATTGTGCAGTATGAAGCAGTGGAGctgcttttctgtctctccttcgTGCTTGTGCTGTCACAACACCGTCCTCTATATAAGGATCTGCTTCCACACCTGCATAAAC GGAAGCGCAGTCTAGAGCAGCGTCTGGGGGATCTGAGGCTTGCCAGGGTCCGTCAGGCCACTAACCCCAGGACCCCAGTCGACTTCTTGGCCATCCAAATGTAG
- the tert gene encoding telomerase reverse transcriptase isoform X1: MSMTDMSQVLDILRSLYQHVQTLEEFAGSIVFREGQRAALIEQPDTNRFKSFVRGIFVCFDKELRQVPSCNQICTLPELLAFVLNSLKRKKKRNVLAHGYNFHSLAQEERDADHFKFQGDVTQSAAYIHGSDLWKKVTVRLGTDITRYLLESCSLFVAVPPSCVFQVCGVPVYDRVSMATASSGFYLQPRPRSRSGVKFRRHRGAVQGVDIPFNKKSNRRDVRVKTGKRKREIDQMDEEEIMTCSGKRRRVGQQEPTQEINPVCYETVEEGQHMYVEPTLSVKPLENGVPGSRQPVEIQTTILPLEGGPSWRSGIFPPLPPSQCFIRTLGFLYGGRGMHGFLLNRKKKTADGCRRLQGQDLVRTVFFEGMAYLNGTERKPKRLPRRFFNMVPLFSQLLRQHRRCPYSRILQRMCPVVEERDAGQQEISSLLPQHCAPQRVYLFVKECLSAVIPQELWGSDHNRLNFCVRVRGFLRSGKFERLSLAELMWKIKVNDCDWVKISKTGRFPPSELSYRTQILGQFLAWLLDGYVVGLVRACFYVTESVGQKNAVKFYRQEVWTKLQDLAFRGHLSKGQMEELTPAQVASLPKATVISRLRFIPKTDGMRPITRVIGADAKTRVYRVRVRDLLDMLRACVRSTPSLLGSTVWGMTDIHKVLGSIAPAQKDKPQPLYFVKVDVSGAYESLPHDKLIEVIGQALSPVQDELFTIRRYAKIWADSHEGLKKSFVRQADFLEDNMGSTNMKGFVMSLQKRGKVHHAILVEQHFCSDLHGREALQFFTQMLTGSVVQFGKKTYRQCRGIPQGSVVSSLLCCLCYGHMENVLFQDITEKKGCLMRLVDDFLLITPDLHKAQTFLKILLAGVPQYGLVVNPQKVVVNFQVSENLGSCPDIRVLPPRCLFPWCGLLLDTHSLDVYKDYSSYAGLSLRYSLTLGSFHSAGQQMRRKLMSILRLKCHALFLDLKTNSLEAVYKNIYKMVLLHACRFHVCAQSLPFGQTVAKNPVYFLQMIWDMAEYANRLIRISNKGQILGSSAQTGIVQYEAVELLFCLSFVLVLSQHRPLYKDLLPHLHKRKRSLEQRLGDLRLARVRQATNPRTPVDFLAIQM, encoded by the exons ATGTCTATGACTGACATGTCCCAGGTGCTCGACATTCTCCGGTCACTGTATCAGCACGTGCAGACACTGGAGGAGTTTGCGGGCAGCATCGTGTtcagagaaggacagagagcaGCGCTCATTGAACAGCCCGACACAAACCGCTTCAAATCCTTCGTTCGGGGTATTTTTGTGTGCTTTGACAAGGAACTACGGCAAGTGCCAAGCTGCAACCAG ATCTGCACTCTGCCTGAACTGCTGGCCTTTGTTCTTAACagtctgaaaagaaaaaaaaaaagaaatgtcttgGCACATGGCTACAATTTTCATTCTCTGGCTCAAGAGGAGCGGGACGCAGACCATTTTAAATTCCAAGGAGATGTAACTCAAAGCGCTGCCTATATCCATGGCAGTGACCTGTGGAAGAAAGTCACAGTACGTCTCGGCACAGATATCACACGGTACCTGTTGGAGAGCTGCTCTCTGTTTGTGGCCGTCCCTCCTTCATGTGTTTTCCAGGTGTGCGGCGTGCCTGTCTATGACAGGGTCTCAATGGCTACTGCCTCCTCTGGATTTTACCTCCAGCCTCGGCCCAGGTCACGCAGCGGCGTTAAATTCAGAAGGCATCGAGGTGCGGTGCAGGGAGTTGACATTCCTTTCAACAAGAAGAGCAACAGAAGGGATGTAAGAGTGAAGAcggggaaaagaaagagagaaattgaTCAGATGGACGAGGAGGAGATTATGACTTGTTCAGGAAAGAGGAGGCGGGTAGGACAGCAAGAACCCACGCAAGAAATCAATCCTGTTTGCTATGAAACAGTGGAGGAAGGGCAGCACATGTATGTGGAACCAACATTATCTGTGAAGCCTTTGGAAAATGGCGTTCCTGGTTCCAGACAGCCTGTTGAAATACAAACAACCATACTTCCCTTGGAGGGAGGACCCAGTTGGAGATCGGGGATTTTCCCCCCTTTGCCCCCCTCACAGTGTTTTATCCGCACACTTGGATTCCTTTATGGAGGAAGAGGCATGCATGGCTTCCTCCTCAAtaggaagaagaagactgctgaTGGATGCAGAAGGCTACAAGGGCAAGATTTGGTACGAACAGTCTTTTTTGAGGGAATGGCGTATCTAAATGGGACAGAGAGGAAGCCAAAGAGACTCCCCCGGCGCTTTTTTAATATGGTCCCCCTGTTCAGTCAGCTGCTGCGTCAACACAGGAGATGCCCCTACAGCAGAATACTGCAGAGGATGTGCCCTGTGGTGGAGGAGAGAGACGCAGGCCAACAGGAAATAAGCTCCCTCTTGCCTCAGCACTGTGCACCTCAACGGGTTTACCTGTTCGTCAAGGAGTGCCTCTCCGCTGTGATCCCCCAGGAGTTGTGGGGCTCCGACCACAACCGACTTAATTTCTGTGTCAGGGTCAGGGGCTTCTTGCGCAGTGGCAAGTTTGAGAGGCTCTCACTGGCTGAACTGATGTGGAAGATAAAGGTGAACGACTGCGACTGGGTGAAGATCAGTAAAACAG GCAGGTTCCCGCCCAGTGAGCTCTCATACCGAACACAGATCCTAGGTCAGTTCCTGGCTTGGCTTCTGGACGGCTACGTTGTAGGCCTGGTTCGAGCCTGTTTCTATGTCACTGAGAGCGTGGGCCAGAAGAACGCTGTCAAGTTctacagacaggaagtctggaCAAAACTGCAGGACTTGGCCttcag AGGTCACCTCTCCAAGGGTCAGATGGAGGAGTTGACTCCGGCTCAGGTGGCGTCCCTCCCCAAAGCCACCGTCATCTCCCGCCTTCGCTTCATTCCCAAGACTGATGGCATGAGGCCGATCACACGAGTCATAGGAGCAGATGCCAAAACAAGA GTCTACCGAGTGCGTGTCCGGGACTTGCTGGATATGCTGCGGGCCTGTGTGCGCTCCACTCCATCCCTCCTGGGCTCCACGGTGTGGGGGATGACCGATATCCACAAGGTGTTGGGCTCTATAGCTCCGGCCCAGAAGGACAAGCCTCAACCACTCTACTTTGTTAAG GTGGATGTGAGTGGAGCCTATGAGAGTCTGCCCCATGACAAACTCATTGAGGTGATAGGCCAGGCTCTGTCACCTGTCCAGGATGAACTCTTTACAATCCGCCGCTATGCCAAGATCTGGGCTGATTCCCACGAGGGCCTGAAAAAGTCCTTTGTTAGACAG GCAGATTTTCTGGAGGATAACATGGGATCCACCAACATGAAAGGCTTTGTGATGTCACTgcagaaaagaggaaaagtTCATCATGCCATACTGGTAGAACAG cATTTCTGCTCAGACCTTCATGGCAGAGAGGCATTGCAGTTCTTCACCCAAATGCTAACTGGCAGCGTTGTTCAGTTTGGGAAGAA AACATACCGTCAGTGCCGAGGGATTCCTCAGGGGTCGGTTGTGTCCAGtctgctctgctgtctctgCTATGGTCACATGGAGAATGTCCTGTTCCAAGACATTACTGAAAAGAAAGG ATGTTTGATGAGACTGGTTGATGACTTCCTTCTGATCACCCCAGACTTACACAAAGCACAAACCTTTCTCAA GATCTTGCTGGCTGGGGTACCACAGTATGGTCTGGTGGTCAACCCACAGAAGGTGGTGGTCAACTTTCAGGTGTCTGAAAACTTAGGCTCTTGTCCCGACATTCGTGTGCTGCCCCCTCGCTGCCTCTTCCCCTGGTGTGGACTGCTGCTGGACACGCACTCACTGGACGTCTACAAAGACTATTCTAG CTATGCAGGCCTGTCTCTGCGCTACAGCCTCACCTTGGGCTCTTTCCACTCAGCTGGACAGCAAATGAGGAGGAAACTGATGTCTATCCTCAGACTCAAGTGCCACGCCTTGTTCTTGGACCTGAAG ACCAATTCTCTTGAGGCAGTCTACAAGAACATCTACAAAATGGTGCTGCTTCATGCATGCag gTTCCATGTGTGTGCCCAGAGTTTGCCCTTTGGTCAGACTGTTGCTAAGAACCCTGTCTACTTCTTGCAGATGATATGGGATATGGCTGAGTATGCCAATCGGCTCATCAGGATCAGCAACAAAG GACAGATTTTAGGCAGTAGTGCCCAGACCGGCATTGTGCAGTATGAAGCAGTGGAGctgcttttctgtctctccttcgTGCTTGTGCTGTCACAACACCGTCCTCTATATAAGGATCTGCTTCCACACCTGCATAAAC GGAAGCGCAGTCTAGAGCAGCGTCTGGGGGATCTGAGGCTTGCCAGGGTCCGTCAGGCCACTAACCCCAGGACCCCAGTCGACTTCTTGGCCATCCAAATGTAG